The DNA region TATTTTGATGCAACAACAGTCGAGATTGCGGATGTTTTCTACGTTGCTATCAAAATTCGGCGGTTGACTTGTGAAGAATACTTACAGCAGGTAATTCCTGCTGGTGGCTTAGATGCTTATTTACAAAAAGTCAATGACGTAAGCCTTTATGACTTTTTGACTAAGCATATATCTGATGAAGAAAAAAATAACCCAATTGTGCAAGCAGTAATTAGGAGAATTGAGCGAAATGAAGCATATCAACAAAGTGGCAGAGACTTTGCAGGTGTCGCCTGATGTAGTACGTACCTGCTGTCGGTTGTTAGATTTAGCTTTGCAGCCAAATGATACGCTTGATGAAACAATTGAACAGCAATTAGTTCAACTTAAAGAGACAGCCTCTGGTGAAGGTATGTCCCTTGAAGAAGCTGCCCAGCACTTGATTGCAATGCGCGATCGCAAATCAGAAGTAGGCGAACATAAGTTCGACAAACGCGAGTATATCAAACAGCGATTTGGCATAGACCCAGAACAAGCTTCGCCCGACAGCTTTGTAGGAATACTTTACCGAGATGCAGATAGGGGTATTCAGTTAGGGGAATTACGCCATAAGGTGGTGCTTGAATCTTCGACACTTGCTCTAGAAGAATTTGTTTTTCATGGGAGCAGTTCGCCTGCTGAAGGTGATACTTCCGTTCCGCCTGGTTACGATGAAGCGCAAGAGCGAATTAACTCGCGCATTAATAACGATTTTTTCGGCAAAGTGAACTGGGGGGAAGAGACTCATCCACTGTTGGTCGGTACATCGACACAGCAGCCGAGACAGTTGAAGTCCTCGCAGCCGAAAACCGGGCAATCTCCGAAGAAATAGTAGCTCAAATGCTACCCATCTGCTATCAAATACGGGATGAGAGTTTACTCAACTTGAGAAAGACATCTACCCAGGCAGTTGGTATAAATTTACTTTCGGTAGTAGCTGGTACTGTTATTGGGACGTGGGTAGCAGTCCCCCCAACTCAAGAGAGACAAGAAATTCCGAGTATTCAGCCAATTTTGATTGGTGTGGGTATAGGCGAATTAGTTGGCTTGATTCTGGCACTAGTAATAATTTGGTTTACCAGGGACGAACAAAAAACCTAATCAACTTTTCTCTCATCAAGGGAATTACTGATTTTAGTCGCATTATTGCCAGGGAGCAGTTATGAGTGCAGCATTTGACTTTTTGGTTAACACAGCAGGCGGTTTATTGATGAACCTGGGTGTTTCTGGGATGGTGGGACAATTATTGGGAGTGGGGGCGACCCTTGCCTTGCATCCTCTGTTGCTACTTACTGGAATAGTTGTCGGTGGTGCGGGAATTGCGATCGCGCGAGAGTTAAACAAGCGCCCTCAATTGCAGTTGGTTGTTGATAATACGTAAGGGGTGGACGATGTTTACTCCTACACCTGTGCGAAATAAACAGCCAAGTCGCAGAAAGAAAAAGGTAAATGTTACCCTGTGGACGGTTTGTTCAACTGTTAGTGCGCTGTCTGTTATAGGGGCGGTTGCATTGATGGTTGGATGGAAGCAACAGGTTCCAGGTAATCAAATATCGGAGGTACAACAGGTAAAAGCGCAAGTTTCCCAAATTCGGGAAGTGTACTTAGAAAAGCTTTCCCGTACTGACTACAATATAGACCATCTTTCCAGTTACTCCTCAGTAGAAGGTGCGCCTACTCTTACAGGCTGGCGACAGTTGGCGGCAGCATTGTGGGGACAGCAATTACGGAGTGAAATATCCAGGATGCAGGCTAATGATAAATCTGGGTTTTACCGCCTTCACTATATGCCTGCACTGGAGATAGTTAAATTCAACTCGCTGGATGTTTTACTAGAAGCGGCTTCTGGAAATAATACTTTTTACTGGGGGTACCGCAAAACCGATGGTACGAAAGTTGAGGAGAAGATACCAACTGGGGCGGCTGCTGTTTTGATTTTGGGTAAATTAGAGGCAATTGATTACGCCCAAAACTTAGAATCTCAACCATCGGTTGATCTGAATCAAATGCTAATTCAGATTAAGAATGCTCAAGAACCATATTCTCTTGCACAGGCACAGCTGTTACGAGCGCGGGGGTATTTAGATCCAGTAGAGCAGATGGCACAGGTGGCAGACATCCGCGAGAGAATACACCAACGGGAGGAGCAAAGGCGGATGTATATCCAACAAATGAAGAAGCAATTACCTCAGCCAGTTCCTAATAAACAGCCTGTTAATAAATCAGGGGGGTGATGTTATGTATGCCAAGTTTGCTGCTGCGATAATTTGCATAGCTTTGTGTTCGCTCAATGTTGTAGCGGCAGTCAAACGTACCCCTATTCGTACTACCCTTGAAGGTTCAACTCGCACGACCGTCGAGATGATGCCATCTCCCAATTCAGGAGTGCATTGGATAAGTGCAGTTATATTTCTGGCTGGATTTGCTTGTTTTTTGGGCTGGGGAATTTCTGACTATAACAATGCAATTGAAGAAAGAGATGAACTGTCTGATAACTTGGCTAATCCTGGCAATCGACAACTTCATGTTGGTGCTTCTGATACTGATATTCAGCCTTCTTTAATGCCCCCAGTATCACCTTCTTCTGGGATGAGATTAAATAGCGAATTCTCTGCCAAGAATGTAGTTCAATTTTCTCCTCGTTCTAGTGTTTCTGGCTTAGGGCGAGTACATAGTAGCCAATTTGTTGAAGATGGAGTGCAAAATCAACCTAGAATGTTATCTCCAGAAGAGTTTTATGCCCAACTTCAGGATGAAGATTTTTGGGAAGATACTAACTCCCAGGTAAATGATAAACCCGCCAGCTAGTTACTTAATTTGAGGTCATATTATGAGCAGAAATCAGCGCCGCAACTTTGATGTTGATTATTCTGAAGGTGGAGCAATTGTGCCTGTAAACCGCTTGCAAAATATGTTGCAGCAGGTACAGCAACAAGGAGGAATAGTAAATCAGCAACCTAACGTTTCTCCCATGACTACTTATGAGACTCAGCCAGTAGAAGTTAGATATATCAATGCACCTACTGCCTATAAGCCGAGGGTTCCTCAGATAGAGATTCCCTACATTGAGATTTGGAAAGCACATCGGCTCCATCCGCAAAATCCCTGGAGATTTGGCTGGTATCCAGTATATTTTTTATCAGATGTAATTAAATCTCCTGTGGGTGTAGCTGGTGTGGGAGTGTGGTTGTTAATAATGCTGTTGAATTTTTTCCTAAATGGCAGTTACACCGGGCCGGGGTATGCGTCTGGGAAGAAGATTGAAGTTGTACCCAAGGAAGTTCCCTCTTTTGCCCTGCCTGTGGTTAAGCAGTTGGATTAATGTGGGTAAAGGCAATTTTTTGGTTCGTACTGCTGGTATGGATTGCAGATATTTTACAACCGGGATATTTGCAGTTTTATAACTGGCGTAATGCTGTGGCATTGGTACAAAAGCTTCAGTTTTCATCGTCGGCTGTTGTACGCACTGCTGCACCTGGCGTGAATATATCTTCTACTCCTGTTCCTAAACGCTATTCTCCTCAACTAAGGGAACCTGCAACATCTGGGGATGGCCTAAATTCTCCTGATTGCCGTGTGGCTAGGAATGATTTTGAGGAAGTATTGAGTACTGTAAAGATTGGTTGTTGGCAGGTTTCTCCTGCTAATGCGAAAAGGCGTTGAGGGAATGCGAATAATCTTTGAAACTGACGGTGACAAGGAGGTTAGTAATTCGACTGTAACTAGTTTGAATGAGACGGTCGATACTAGTTCGAGTGCAAATTGGAGATATGCGATCGCAACCTCAGTTTTAATTGCAGCTATGGTCATTCCCCAGGTTTCTGGATGGATTGAATCTCAACTGTTAGTTAAATCTCTCCAAGGTCTAATACTACCAAAAACTATTCGTAGTAATCAGGTTTTAAATAATCGTCGAATTGTCTTTCCAACTGCTGCTGGTACTCCTATTACCTCAGAGTTTGGTTGGCGGATACACCCAATTACAGGCGATCGCAAGTTTCACGCGGGGATTGATTTTGGTGCAGCCAAGGGTACGCCAATTTATGCGATTGATGCTGGTCGAGTGGTTTTTGCAGGCGACAAGGGTGGTTATGGCAAAGCGGCTGTTATTCAGCATCAGGGAAGTTTATCTACTCTGTACGGTCATGCCAGTCAGCTGTATGTACAGCAGGGACAACAAGTTGTGCGTGGACAGATGATTGCGGCAGTAGGTAGTACGGGCTTTTCGACGGGGCCGCATTTGCATTTTGAAATTCGCTCTTATGGTGTAGCGCAGAACCCCC from Nostoc sp. GT001 includes:
- a CDS encoding phage terminase large subunit family protein, giving the protein MFTPTPVRNKQPSRRKKKVNVTLWTVCSTVSALSVIGAVALMVGWKQQVPGNQISEVQQVKAQVSQIREVYLEKLSRTDYNIDHLSSYSSVEGAPTLTGWRQLAAALWGQQLRSEISRMQANDKSGFYRLHYMPALEIVKFNSLDVLLEAASGNNTFYWGYRKTDGTKVEEKIPTGAAAVLILGKLEAIDYAQNLESQPSVDLNQMLIQIKNAQEPYSLAQAQLLRARGYLDPVEQMAQVADIRERIHQREEQRRMYIQQMKKQLPQPVPNKQPVNKSGG
- a CDS encoding M23 family metallopeptidase, with protein sequence MRIIFETDGDKEVSNSTVTSLNETVDTSSSANWRYAIATSVLIAAMVIPQVSGWIESQLLVKSLQGLILPKTIRSNQVLNNRRIVFPTAAGTPITSEFGWRIHPITGDRKFHAGIDFGAAKGTPIYAIDAGRVVFAGDKGGYGKAAVIQHQGSLSTLYGHASQLYVQQGQQVVRGQMIAAVGSTGFSTGPHLHFEIRSYGVAQNPRPYLHEYLANR